Proteins from one Akkermansiaceae bacterium genomic window:
- the tilS gene encoding tRNA lysidine(34) synthetase TilS — MSWFGEASKRRKWLVAVSGGADSVALLHLLFQEGFRNLVVCHVDHRLRGRVSTADAAFVKRLAARLGLPCEMTRVDVRRLAEERRQSMETAARHARHGFFRECAARHRCNRVVLAHHADDQAETLLWNLLRGSHGLKGMKEMNAVNGLEFHRPLLDWRRKQLREWLSSNRLKWREDATNNEPLAVRNRLRNEVFPLLDEIGGRDGIGSFVRLMEDFAEISSVTDFALKKVDIIDPQKRLHLPQFKTLPLALQREALARYLLQNEITPSRDLLNRSLEMIDGEPSSVNLPGGKRLRRRAGRLLIE; from the coding sequence ATGAGTTGGTTCGGGGAGGCTTCGAAGCGGCGGAAGTGGTTGGTCGCCGTCTCGGGCGGCGCCGATTCGGTGGCGTTGCTCCACCTGCTGTTTCAGGAAGGGTTCCGGAATCTGGTCGTCTGCCATGTCGATCACCGTCTGAGGGGGAGGGTCTCAACCGCGGATGCCGCGTTCGTGAAGCGCCTGGCGGCCCGGCTCGGACTGCCTTGCGAAATGACCCGGGTGGATGTGCGCCGGTTGGCGGAGGAGCGCCGCCAGTCCATGGAAACGGCGGCCCGCCATGCGCGCCATGGGTTCTTCCGCGAATGTGCCGCCCGGCACCGGTGCAACCGCGTCGTCCTCGCGCATCATGCGGACGATCAGGCGGAAACCCTCCTCTGGAACCTCCTCCGGGGTTCCCATGGCCTGAAAGGGATGAAGGAAATGAATGCCGTCAACGGCCTCGAATTCCATCGGCCCCTGCTCGATTGGCGGCGGAAACAGCTTCGTGAATGGCTTTCAAGCAATCGATTGAAATGGCGGGAGGATGCTACGAACAATGAACCGCTCGCCGTGCGGAACCGCTTGCGGAACGAAGTGTTTCCCTTGTTGGATGAGATCGGCGGCAGAGACGGCATTGGATCGTTCGTCCGCTTGATGGAAGATTTCGCGGAGATTTCATCGGTTACGGATTTTGCATTAAAAAAAGTGGATATCATTGATCCACAGAAAAGATTGCATCTTCCTCAGTTCAAGACTCTGCCACTGGCTTTACAACGCGAAGCTCTTGCCCGTTATCTGCTCCAGAACGAGATCACCCCAAGCCGGGATCTTTTGAATCGATCGCTTGAAATGATTGATGGGGAACCTTCGTCCGTCAATCTACCAGGTGGAAAACGCCTCCGCAGGCGGGCAGGACGGTTGTTGATCGAATAA
- a CDS encoding DUF2459 domain-containing protein: protein MRVLKSTGRALFLLGVPLLATSCGLRLPVHRQPVATKPAETRTVLDRENFRITDENDPDVVVYLLADTLHTGVVFPYDWLVDSGFVPPEGFKETPVAVSMSWGNRDAYVEKRWLSPWKVFRALCTPSPSVMEIIPVNWNIPEVVPHQRVYQKLVPRSKGPEVAAFLNNCSRMDAGGKPVNIGPSSWGTGVLLESRHAYFLPRICNIWTVQALEATGCDMNAWMGLSANGVIRQAVKPGNDFEQIWLGPETKKTD from the coding sequence ATGCGGGTGCTGAAATCCACCGGACGCGCGCTTTTCCTCTTGGGGGTGCCATTGCTGGCCACTTCATGCGGCCTGCGGCTGCCCGTCCACCGCCAGCCGGTGGCCACCAAGCCTGCGGAGACGCGCACCGTCCTTGATCGGGAAAACTTCCGGATCACGGATGAAAATGATCCGGATGTGGTGGTCTATCTGCTCGCGGACACCCTCCACACGGGCGTGGTCTTCCCCTATGACTGGCTGGTGGACTCCGGCTTCGTGCCGCCGGAAGGTTTCAAGGAAACCCCGGTGGCCGTCAGCATGAGCTGGGGGAACCGCGACGCGTACGTGGAGAAACGCTGGCTCAGCCCGTGGAAAGTGTTCCGCGCGCTCTGCACTCCTTCCCCTTCGGTGATGGAGATCATCCCGGTGAACTGGAACATCCCCGAGGTGGTCCCGCACCAGCGCGTTTATCAGAAACTGGTGCCACGCTCGAAGGGGCCGGAGGTCGCCGCTTTCCTGAACAACTGCAGCCGCATGGACGCCGGCGGCAAGCCCGTGAACATCGGCCCCTCCAGTTGGGGGACAGGGGTCTTGCTGGAGTCCCGGCACGCGTATTTCCTCCCACGGATCTGCAACATCTGGACCGTCCAGGCACTGGAAGCCACCGGATGCGACATGAACGCATGGATGGGCCTCAGTGCCAACGGAGTGATCCGCCAGGCCGTGAAACCGGGCAACGATTTCGAGCAGATCTGGCTCGGTCCTGAGACGAAGAAAACGGACTGA
- a CDS encoding rhodanese-like domain-containing protein translates to MTRAAVTFLAPIPLLAVLSCTGAQREAGDVTGFKPSSGLKVSAEADETPVTPGAGRVTRIMLGDLFKLQQENRVLIFDVRPAFLYQLGHIPGAVSWPKAGFDSQLPANEARIAAARAAKKPVVVYCVDFACPDARTVATWLSERGHSTAVLEGGWDAWKTGGLPAE, encoded by the coding sequence ATGACCCGCGCTGCGGTCACTTTCCTCGCGCCCATCCCGTTGCTGGCCGTGCTTTCCTGCACCGGCGCGCAGCGGGAGGCCGGGGACGTGACCGGGTTCAAGCCTTCGTCCGGGCTGAAGGTTTCCGCGGAGGCGGATGAAACACCGGTGACACCCGGCGCAGGGCGTGTCACCCGGATCATGCTGGGGGATCTTTTCAAGCTCCAGCAGGAGAACCGGGTGCTGATTTTCGATGTCCGCCCGGCATTCCTCTACCAGCTCGGTCATATCCCGGGCGCGGTGAGCTGGCCGAAAGCTGGTTTCGATTCACAACTGCCGGCCAATGAGGCGCGCATCGCCGCCGCCAGGGCGGCGAAAAAGCCGGTGGTGGTTTATTGCGTGGATTTCGCCTGCCCGGATGCACGCACCGTCGCCACATGGCTGTCCGAGCGGGGGCACTCCACCGCTGTTCTCGAAGGAGGCTGGGATGCCTGGAAAACCGGGGGCTTGCCCGCGGAATAG
- a CDS encoding pyrimidine/purine nucleoside phosphorylase, whose protein sequence is MSDSAFTNVTVDTKANIYFDGRVISHNVHFQDGSRKTIGLIYPGVYHFGTAAPELMEIIAGESKVVLDGTDETLEITAGTSFEVPGKSGFTITVADGICEYICSFLPA, encoded by the coding sequence ATGTCAGACTCCGCATTCACCAACGTCACCGTCGATACGAAGGCCAACATCTACTTCGATGGCCGCGTCATTTCCCACAATGTCCACTTCCAGGACGGCAGCCGCAAGACCATCGGCCTCATCTATCCCGGCGTCTATCACTTCGGCACCGCAGCGCCGGAACTGATGGAGATCATCGCCGGAGAGTCCAAGGTCGTCCTGGACGGAACCGACGAGACGCTGGAGATCACCGCCGGCACCTCTTTCGAAGTTCCGGGCAAAAGCGGATTCACCATCACGGTGGCGGACGGCATCTGCGAATACATCTGCTCCTTCCTCCCCGCCTGA
- a CDS encoding SDR family oxidoreductase: MQTAPFLKDLFDLSGKTAVIIGGTGELCGTMAVGLARAGAEVVLGGRIPEKAEKRLAEIESHGGKGYFVPVDVTSRQSLHDLLDAVIARSGKVDILINGAGTNSPTPFLEISEDEYQRIMDTNLTAIFRACQVFGQYFLDEARAGSIINLGSISGLNPLSRVFTYSASKAAVHNLTRNLAREWADRDIRVNTLVPGFFPAEQNRKVLDESRVLDILRQTPSSRFGNAEELIGATLLLASPKAGSFITGIEMIVDGGFHAMTI; this comes from the coding sequence ATGCAGACCGCCCCTTTCTTGAAAGACCTTTTCGACCTGTCCGGGAAAACCGCCGTCATCATCGGCGGAACCGGCGAACTTTGCGGCACGATGGCCGTCGGTCTCGCCCGCGCGGGAGCGGAAGTCGTCCTCGGTGGCCGGATCCCGGAGAAGGCGGAAAAGCGTCTCGCTGAAATCGAAAGCCACGGCGGCAAGGGCTACTTCGTTCCGGTCGATGTGACCTCCCGCCAATCCCTCCATGATCTCCTGGACGCCGTGATCGCACGCTCCGGCAAGGTGGACATCCTCATCAACGGCGCGGGCACGAATTCGCCCACGCCTTTCCTGGAGATCTCGGAAGACGAATACCAGCGGATCATGGACACGAACCTGACCGCGATCTTCCGCGCCTGCCAGGTCTTCGGCCAGTATTTCCTGGATGAGGCGCGGGCCGGCTCCATCATCAACCTCGGCTCCATTTCCGGCCTCAATCCCCTCTCCCGTGTCTTCACCTATTCCGCTTCCAAAGCGGCGGTCCACAACCTCACCCGGAACCTCGCCCGCGAGTGGGCCGACCGCGACATCCGCGTGAACACCCTGGTCCCCGGTTTCTTCCCCGCGGAGCAGAACCGGAAGGTCCTGGACGAGTCCCGCGTGCTGGACATCCTCCGCCAGACCCCGTCCTCCCGCTTCGGCAATGCGGAGGAACTCATCGGCGCGACCCTGCTGCTCGCCTCCCCGAAGGCCGGCTCCTTCATCACCGGCATCGAGATGATCGTCGATGGTGGCTTCCACGCCATGACCATCTGA